The following proteins are co-located in the Pseudarthrobacter siccitolerans genome:
- a CDS encoding NUDIX hydrolase family protein, whose amino-acid sequence MNVRTPDPNPGWLSEEDLFEARGRLPMVYVEAVPVRLDPLGFVNEVGTLLQADEDGTMVRSLVSGRVIYRETIRAALLRHMEKDLGPLAFPQLPISPVPFTVAEYFPAPSQTGFTDERQHAVSLAYVIPVTGECEPRQDALELTWMTPEEVLSPGVQLEFTGGRGGLIRQALAFAGVGF is encoded by the coding sequence ATGAACGTGCGCACACCTGACCCGAATCCCGGCTGGCTCTCCGAAGAAGACCTTTTTGAGGCGCGCGGGCGGCTGCCCATGGTGTACGTCGAGGCTGTGCCTGTCCGGCTGGATCCGCTGGGTTTCGTCAACGAAGTGGGAACCCTGCTCCAGGCTGACGAGGACGGCACCATGGTCCGCTCGCTGGTGTCCGGGCGGGTCATCTACCGCGAGACCATCCGGGCAGCCCTGCTCCGGCACATGGAGAAGGACCTTGGTCCGCTGGCGTTCCCGCAGCTGCCCATCAGCCCGGTCCCCTTCACGGTGGCGGAGTACTTCCCGGCCCCGTCCCAGACCGGTTTCACCGATGAGCGGCAACACGCCGTGTCCCTGGCCTACGTGATCCCGGTGACGGGCGAATGCGAGCCACGCCAGGACGCACTGGAGCTGACCTGGATGACCCCCGAGGAAGTGCTGAGCCCCGGCGTGCAGCTGGAGTTCACGGGCGGCCGCGGCGGCCTGATCCGGCAGGCGCTGGCCTTCGCGGGCGTGGGGTTCTGA
- a CDS encoding VOC family protein produces MLRVRPLHFTSAIESWDRLLTTLGLVLTEGDGGFRVFDSGSGRLALHEVPDGAEEDGTTAFTVEVGDLAEFARRTNLSAQDDGTSPAEIITADHGETCRITAPDGFTFLADHAAHMAQCADADAALAVVGVWFTEDAAAAARTLQHIGARPRPVPDADETADFTAKNGGVLLVRPAAGPPRPGLGFEYDGGLEPLRVRLAAAGFEATMTEEAFGSTLHVPNPDAGPGTAHVPATVWISERRPMG; encoded by the coding sequence ATGCTCCGCGTGCGCCCACTGCATTTCACCTCCGCCATCGAGTCCTGGGACCGGCTCCTCACCACACTGGGTCTGGTTCTGACCGAGGGCGACGGCGGGTTCCGCGTCTTTGACTCCGGTTCGGGCCGTCTTGCCCTCCATGAAGTACCGGACGGAGCCGAAGAGGACGGAACCACCGCGTTCACAGTGGAGGTGGGTGATCTCGCCGAGTTCGCCCGCCGCACCAACCTCTCGGCCCAGGACGATGGAACCTCACCCGCGGAAATCATCACGGCGGACCACGGCGAAACCTGCAGGATCACTGCGCCGGACGGATTCACTTTCCTGGCTGACCATGCCGCCCACATGGCCCAGTGCGCTGATGCCGACGCGGCCCTCGCCGTCGTCGGGGTCTGGTTCACCGAGGACGCCGCGGCGGCAGCCCGGACGCTGCAGCACATCGGCGCCCGTCCGCGCCCGGTGCCTGACGCTGACGAAACCGCCGACTTCACGGCCAAGAACGGAGGGGTCCTGCTGGTGCGTCCGGCAGCGGGCCCGCCACGCCCCGGGTTGGGCTTTGAGTACGACGGCGGCCTGGAACCGTTGCGGGTCCGCCTCGCCGCCGCGGGCTTTGAGGCAACCATGACCGAGGAGGCCTTTGGGAGCACCCTCCACGTGCCCAACCCGGACGCCGGGCCCGGCACGGCCCACGTGCCGGCCACGGTGTGGATCTCCGAGCGCCGTCCCATGGGGTAG
- a CDS encoding YdeI/OmpD-associated family protein encodes MAVELEELLVPDAAAWRGWLEENHRTSPGVWVVLHKKGGQVTELDYAAALDEALCFGWIDGQGKSRDAESSLQRMTPRGPRSVWSARNVTHVARLEAAGRMTEAGRAAVNAAKEDGRWDKAYEGQAAAEVPADLAAAIAAVPAAQAMFDVLTKTNRFALIYRTNSVKQAATRERKIAGFVEMLARGEAPYPQKKRPAGL; translated from the coding sequence ATGGCTGTTGAACTCGAGGAACTGCTGGTGCCGGACGCCGCCGCCTGGCGTGGCTGGCTGGAGGAAAACCACAGGACCAGCCCCGGCGTGTGGGTGGTCCTGCACAAGAAGGGCGGGCAGGTGACGGAGTTGGACTACGCCGCCGCCCTTGACGAGGCCCTGTGCTTCGGCTGGATCGACGGCCAGGGCAAAAGCAGGGACGCAGAAAGCTCCCTCCAGCGGATGACCCCACGCGGACCCAGGAGCGTATGGTCGGCCCGTAACGTCACGCATGTGGCGCGGCTGGAAGCCGCAGGCCGGATGACCGAGGCGGGCCGGGCAGCCGTGAACGCCGCCAAGGAAGACGGCCGCTGGGACAAGGCCTATGAGGGGCAGGCGGCGGCCGAAGTTCCGGCGGACCTGGCCGCCGCCATCGCCGCCGTTCCGGCCGCCCAGGCGATGTTCGATGTCCTTACCAAAACCAACCGCTTTGCCCTGATTTACCGGACCAACTCGGTCAAACAGGCTGCCACCCGCGAACGTAAAATTGCGGGGTTTGTGGAGATGCTGGCCCGTGGTGAGGCGCCGTACCCGCAGAAAAAGCGTCCAGCCGGGCTGTAA
- a CDS encoding ABC transporter ATP-binding protein, producing the protein MATSTDSHLVITDVTRNFGSQSVLKGVNLSIARGGTTAIVGPSGSGKTTLLRLIAGFDHPVTGSISLNGAKVAGDGAWVPAHKRHIGYVAQDGALFPHLSVGKNVAFGLDPAKLPGGRRAVEDRVRELLEMVSLDPDMAKRRPHQLSGGQQQRVALARALAREPELMLLDEPFSALDAGLRVATRRAVAKVLNKAGVTTILVTHDQAEALSFADQVAVMRGGKLAQIGNPFVVYTRPADRATAEFLGDAVILDAWMEGSLATCSLGGIPVRRPPAQGRVQLMLRPEQIRIAEDGPIRGVVVDTDYFGPETTVRLKLAVPPELASGGDHRYPGGGEIITIRHWNASIARPGMELCLRVVGEGVAFPIEP; encoded by the coding sequence GTGGCTACCTCCACGGACAGTCACCTGGTCATCACGGACGTCACCCGGAATTTCGGCAGCCAGTCTGTCCTCAAGGGCGTTAATCTTTCCATCGCCCGGGGCGGCACCACCGCCATCGTTGGCCCGTCCGGCTCTGGCAAGACCACGCTGCTGCGGCTGATCGCAGGGTTTGATCATCCGGTAACCGGCAGCATCTCGCTCAACGGTGCGAAGGTCGCCGGGGACGGCGCCTGGGTACCGGCGCACAAACGGCACATCGGCTACGTGGCCCAGGACGGCGCCCTGTTCCCCCACCTGAGCGTGGGCAAAAACGTTGCCTTCGGACTTGACCCGGCAAAACTGCCCGGCGGCCGAAGGGCAGTGGAAGACCGTGTTCGCGAGCTGCTGGAGATGGTGTCGCTGGATCCGGACATGGCCAAGAGGCGCCCCCACCAGTTGTCGGGCGGCCAGCAGCAGCGCGTTGCCCTGGCCCGGGCCCTGGCACGCGAACCGGAACTGATGCTCCTCGACGAGCCGTTCTCCGCCCTCGACGCCGGCCTGCGGGTAGCCACCAGGCGGGCAGTGGCCAAGGTCCTGAACAAGGCCGGCGTGACCACCATCCTCGTGACCCATGACCAGGCTGAAGCTTTGTCCTTCGCCGACCAGGTGGCGGTGATGCGCGGCGGGAAGCTTGCGCAGATCGGTAACCCCTTTGTGGTCTATACACGCCCGGCTGACCGCGCCACTGCCGAGTTCCTGGGCGACGCCGTCATCCTGGACGCGTGGATGGAAGGTTCGCTCGCCACCTGTTCACTCGGCGGCATCCCCGTCCGCCGGCCTCCCGCACAGGGCAGGGTCCAGCTGATGCTGCGGCCGGAACAGATCCGCATCGCCGAGGATGGCCCCATCCGCGGCGTGGTGGTGGACACCGACTACTTCGGTCCGGAAACCACCGTGCGGCTCAAGCTGGCGGTTCCCCCGGAACTTGCCAGCGGAGGCGACCACCGTTACCCCGGCGGCGGCGAGATCATCACCATCCGGCACTGGAACGCCTCCATCGCCCGGCCCGGGATGGAACTGTGCCTTCGGGTAGTCGGCGAAGGCGTCGCCTTTCCCATCGAACCCTGA
- a CDS encoding ABC transporter permease, with product MTSDLSAPPQRSTTTAGRGKSPRPPFGVSAVSVLAVLIALFSLVPLGYVVYMTVATGWETAVELIFRPRVTELLLNTILLMAATIPLCLLLGVAGAWLVERTRLRGRKMWAVLLAAPLAIPAFVNSYGWVSAVPSMGGLGSGVLIATLSYFPLVYIPAAASLSRLDPAIEQSAAALGLGAWRTFFRVVLPQLRIAMTGGALLVGLHLLAEYGAFAMIRFDTFTTAIMTQYQSTFNGAAGNMLASVLVFFCLLLLLAEVRSRGTARYARIGSGAQARALRLPLRGYQVPAQAFLLALTALAVGLPLYFVVRWTVAGGPEAWAADEFLPALLSTLGYGLAGAVATTAVAFPMAYLAVRHPGWFSKSLELSNYITSSLPGIVVGLAFVTVSIRVVPGMYQTAGVLVAAYVLLFLPRALVNLRAGLSQAPKELDEAAQALGKPPLLAFIRVTLRLSAPAAAGGAALVFLAIANELTATLLLSPNGTRTLATEFWSKSSEIDYAGAAPYALLMILLSAPMTYLLFQQSKKVAGQ from the coding sequence GTGACTTCCGATCTATCGGCTCCCCCCCAAAGGAGCACGACGACGGCGGGCCGGGGCAAAAGTCCCCGCCCGCCTTTCGGCGTTTCTGCAGTGTCCGTGCTGGCGGTGCTGATCGCCCTCTTTTCCCTCGTCCCGCTGGGGTACGTGGTGTACATGACCGTGGCAACCGGCTGGGAGACCGCCGTCGAACTGATCTTCCGGCCGCGGGTTACCGAGCTGTTGCTGAACACCATCCTGCTCATGGCGGCCACCATTCCGCTGTGCCTGTTGCTGGGCGTGGCTGGCGCGTGGCTGGTTGAACGGACCAGGCTGCGGGGACGCAAAATGTGGGCTGTCCTCCTGGCTGCCCCGCTGGCCATCCCCGCCTTCGTCAACAGCTACGGCTGGGTCTCGGCCGTTCCCTCGATGGGCGGCCTGGGCTCGGGCGTGCTGATTGCCACGCTGTCCTACTTCCCGCTGGTGTACATCCCGGCCGCCGCCTCCCTGAGCCGGCTGGACCCGGCCATCGAGCAGTCGGCCGCTGCGCTGGGGCTTGGGGCGTGGCGCACGTTCTTCCGGGTGGTGCTCCCCCAGCTCCGGATTGCCATGACCGGCGGGGCGCTGCTGGTGGGGCTGCACCTGCTCGCCGAATACGGCGCGTTCGCCATGATCCGGTTCGATACGTTCACCACCGCGATCATGACCCAGTACCAGTCCACGTTCAATGGTGCCGCCGGGAACATGCTGGCCAGCGTCCTCGTGTTCTTCTGCCTCCTCCTGCTCCTGGCCGAGGTCCGCAGCCGCGGCACGGCGAGGTACGCCCGGATCGGATCGGGGGCCCAGGCCAGAGCGCTGCGGCTTCCGCTGCGCGGGTACCAGGTTCCGGCCCAGGCCTTCCTGCTGGCACTGACCGCACTGGCTGTGGGGCTGCCGCTGTATTTCGTGGTGCGTTGGACGGTGGCAGGCGGACCGGAGGCGTGGGCTGCCGACGAGTTCCTCCCGGCCCTCCTGTCCACGCTTGGTTACGGCCTGGCGGGTGCAGTTGCCACCACGGCAGTGGCGTTCCCGATGGCCTATCTCGCCGTCCGGCATCCCGGCTGGTTCAGTAAATCCCTGGAGCTCTCCAACTACATCACCAGTTCGCTGCCGGGCATCGTGGTGGGCCTGGCCTTCGTGACCGTCAGCATCCGTGTGGTGCCGGGGATGTACCAGACTGCCGGCGTACTGGTGGCGGCGTATGTCCTGCTGTTCCTCCCCCGGGCGCTCGTGAACCTCCGTGCCGGGCTTTCCCAGGCGCCCAAGGAACTTGATGAGGCCGCGCAGGCACTGGGCAAGCCACCGCTGCTCGCCTTCATCCGGGTGACGCTGCGGCTCAGCGCTCCCGCAGCCGCGGGCGGGGCCGCCCTGGTTTTCCTGGCCATCGCCAACGAGCTCACCGCAACCCTGCTCCTGTCCCCCAACGGGACCCGCACGCTGGCCACCGAGTTTTGGAGCAAGAGCAGCGAGATCGACTACGCGGGAGCAGCTCCCTACGCACTGCTGATGATCCTGCTCTCCGCCCCCATGACCTACCTCCTCTTCCAGCAGTCCAAGAAAGTAGCCGGACAGTGA
- a CDS encoding iron ABC transporter substrate-binding protein, whose protein sequence is MKIRNSALAGIALAASAALGLTACAGSGTPASTGSPAASASGGAVSGEITVYNAQHESLTKEWVDAFTAETGVKVTMRQGSDTELSNQIIQEGAASPADVFLTENSPAMTQVENAGLFADVDKATTEQVPQEFRPSTGKWTGIAARSTVLVYDKAKLTEDQLPKSMLDLAKPEWKGKWAASPTGADFQAIVSALLELKGEAATGEWLTGMKENFKAYKGNSTAMKAVNAGEVDAALIYHYYYYGDQAKTGENSKNVTPYYFKNQDPGAFVSISGGGVLKTSKNEAAAQAFLKFITGKKGQEVLKTGTSFEYAIASDVPANEKLVPIADLQAPTVDPAKLNSEKVTDLMTKAGLL, encoded by the coding sequence ATGAAGATTCGCAACAGCGCACTGGCCGGCATCGCACTCGCCGCCAGCGCCGCACTCGGCCTGACCGCCTGCGCCGGCAGCGGCACGCCCGCCTCCACCGGTTCACCTGCCGCTTCCGCCTCCGGCGGCGCAGTCTCCGGCGAAATCACGGTTTACAACGCCCAGCACGAGAGCCTGACCAAGGAATGGGTCGACGCCTTCACAGCCGAAACCGGCGTCAAGGTCACCATGCGCCAGGGTTCGGACACTGAGCTGTCCAACCAGATCATCCAGGAGGGCGCGGCCTCCCCGGCGGACGTGTTCCTCACCGAGAACTCCCCGGCCATGACCCAGGTTGAAAACGCGGGTCTCTTTGCGGATGTGGACAAGGCCACAACGGAGCAGGTTCCCCAAGAGTTCCGGCCTTCCACCGGAAAGTGGACCGGCATTGCGGCCCGCTCCACCGTCCTGGTCTACGACAAGGCCAAGCTGACCGAGGACCAGCTGCCCAAGTCCATGCTTGACCTGGCCAAGCCCGAGTGGAAGGGCAAGTGGGCCGCTTCGCCTACCGGCGCCGACTTCCAGGCCATCGTGTCGGCACTGCTCGAGCTCAAGGGCGAAGCCGCCACCGGGGAGTGGCTCACAGGCATGAAGGAAAACTTCAAGGCCTACAAGGGCAACAGCACCGCCATGAAGGCAGTCAACGCAGGTGAAGTGGACGCCGCCTTGATCTACCACTACTACTACTATGGCGACCAGGCCAAGACCGGCGAGAACTCCAAGAACGTCACGCCGTACTACTTCAAGAACCAGGATCCGGGCGCTTTCGTCTCCATCTCCGGCGGTGGCGTGCTGAAGACGTCCAAGAATGAAGCAGCCGCCCAGGCTTTCCTGAAGTTCATCACCGGCAAGAAGGGCCAGGAAGTGCTGAAGACCGGCACCTCCTTCGAGTACGCCATTGCCTCTGATGTTCCGGCCAACGAGAAGCTGGTCCCGATCGCAGACCTGCAGGCGCCCACCGTGGACCCCGCCAAGCTCAACTCCGAAAAGGTCACCGATCTGATGACCAAGGCAGGACTCCTGTAA
- a CDS encoding glycoside hydrolase family 76 protein, translated as MTSSPVDWHERANEAARSVTGLFGRRLFFLPGTHLGGIQRPAPRWRDDVKGKLLQPWHYWWQAHYVDCLVDAGRRELGKGATPAARFNGPEHPSAGRLASRLVTGIRLRNGLTVVNNYYDDMAWLALATLRLDALAQETRRPGRRRNAAVRKTLTLQFDAACTDDLGGGSFWSKKRDFKNTPATAPVALFYARTGQRAKAQSLLDWLDVTLFDPGQGLYLDGVRLSPDGNVLTERAVYTYNQGPVLGALLELGGEANLARAAMLVEAVDRHLTVPAGGGNDGGAAAGQLTVLRCEGTGDGGLFTGILCRYLALAAADPRLPRQARATAARLVTGTAQAFWAGRRPAAGNGNREEQPGRLAFPLHAEDRGAPSPAGAGVELSTQLQAWMAIEAAASIAALD; from the coding sequence ATGACTTCCTCTCCCGTTGACTGGCACGAAAGGGCCAACGAGGCCGCACGGTCTGTCACCGGACTCTTCGGCAGGAGGTTGTTCTTCCTGCCGGGCACCCATCTTGGCGGCATCCAGAGGCCCGCCCCCCGCTGGCGCGACGACGTGAAGGGCAAGCTGCTCCAGCCCTGGCACTACTGGTGGCAGGCCCACTATGTTGACTGCCTGGTGGATGCGGGCCGCCGCGAGCTGGGCAAAGGCGCCACTCCTGCCGCCAGGTTCAACGGCCCGGAACATCCCAGCGCCGGAAGGCTCGCTTCCCGGCTGGTCACCGGGATCCGGCTGCGCAACGGCCTCACAGTTGTCAACAACTACTACGACGACATGGCCTGGCTTGCCCTCGCCACCCTCCGGCTCGACGCACTGGCCCAGGAAACGCGCCGGCCCGGGCGGCGGCGCAACGCGGCGGTCCGCAAGACGCTCACGCTCCAGTTCGACGCCGCCTGCACCGATGACCTGGGCGGCGGTTCCTTCTGGAGCAAGAAGCGCGACTTCAAAAACACGCCCGCCACCGCACCTGTCGCCCTCTTCTACGCCCGCACAGGGCAGCGGGCCAAGGCGCAGTCACTGCTGGACTGGCTGGACGTAACCCTCTTCGACCCGGGGCAGGGCCTGTACCTCGACGGCGTCCGGCTTAGCCCCGACGGGAACGTGCTGACCGAGCGGGCGGTCTACACCTACAACCAGGGCCCGGTCCTGGGTGCGCTGCTTGAGCTGGGCGGGGAGGCGAACCTGGCCAGGGCAGCCATGCTGGTGGAGGCGGTGGACCGGCACCTGACAGTTCCGGCAGGAGGGGGCAATGACGGCGGCGCAGCTGCTGGCCAACTGACCGTCCTGCGCTGCGAGGGAACGGGCGACGGCGGCCTGTTCACCGGGATCTTGTGCCGTTACCTTGCGCTCGCCGCAGCAGATCCGCGGCTCCCCCGGCAGGCCCGCGCCACCGCCGCGCGGCTTGTCACCGGCACCGCGCAGGCTTTCTGGGCAGGAAGGCGGCCCGCCGCCGGCAATGGCAACCGCGAGGAACAACCCGGAAGACTCGCCTTTCCCCTGCACGCGGAGGACCGGGGCGCACCCTCCCCGGCGGGCGCCGGCGTCGAGCTCTCCACCCAACTGCAGGCGTGGATGGCAATCGAGGCCGCCGCATCCATCGCCGCATTGGATTAG